A genomic window from Bacillota bacterium includes:
- the rpsP gene encoding 30S ribosomal protein S16, whose protein sequence is MAVKIRLKRIGAKKNPIYRIVVSDSRSPRDGRFIEELGYYNPLKEPVEIKIDEVKARDWIGKGAQLTGTVRDLFNKAGVLNKPAGE, encoded by the coding sequence GTGGCCGTTAAAATTAGATTGAAAAGGATTGGAGCTAAAAAGAATCCCATTTATAGGATAGTGGTATCTGATTCTCGCTCGCCCCGTGATGGTAGGTTTATTGAGGAACTTGGTTATTATAATCCGCTTAAAGAGCCGGTAGAAATTAAGATTGACGAGGTCAAGGCGAGAGACTGGATTGGTAAAGGGGCACAGCTTACCGGTACTGTCAGAGACTTATTTAATAAGGCAGGCGTTCTTAATAAACCTGCAGGGGAATAA
- a CDS encoding 50S ribosomal protein L19 produces MNLVDVIEKEQLKNDIPNFQPGDTVKIHVKVVEGTRERIQVFEGVVIRRKGSSISETFTVRRVSYGVGVERTFPLHSPRIAKIEVSRRGRVRRARLYYLRERRGKAARVKERRRY; encoded by the coding sequence TTGAATTTAGTTGATGTAATAGAGAAGGAACAGCTTAAGAATGACATTCCTAACTTTCAGCCGGGAGATACAGTTAAGATCCATGTAAAAGTTGTGGAAGGCACCAGGGAACGCATTCAGGTGTTTGAAGGTGTGGTTATTCGTCGCAAGGGGTCCAGTATAAGCGAGACTTTCACCGTTAGAAGGGTTTCGTATGGAGTAGGTGTGGAGCGCACTTTTCCCCTGCACTCACCCAGGATTGCCAAAATTGAGGTTTCTAGACGTGGTCGTGTACGCAGGGCCAGGCTTTATTATTTGCGTGAACGCAGAGGTAAAGCAGCCCGTGTTAAGGAAAGAAGAAGATATTAA
- a CDS encoding NADH-quinone oxidoreductase subunit A, which produces MSDWAGVLIFLAVAVAFGAGGIVTSFIIHPRSIANQKFEAYECGVPTIGTTWVRFRTSYFLYALMFVIFDVETIYLFPWAVKYQSLGLFAFIEMMIFLFILIVGLWYAWKEGALEWK; this is translated from the coding sequence TTGTCCGACTGGGCGGGTGTGTTGATTTTCCTTGCAGTGGCAGTTGCTTTTGGCGCTGGAGGAATTGTCACAAGTTTTATCATTCACCCCAGGAGTATTGCTAATCAAAAATTTGAAGCTTATGAATGTGGAGTGCCCACCATTGGCACAACGTGGGTGCGATTCAGGACTTCTTACTTTCTTTATGCACTAATGTTTGTAATATTTGATGTGGAAACAATATACTTGTTTCCATGGGCTGTAAAATATCAGAGCCTGGGGCTATTTGCGTTCATTGAAATGATGATATTTCTATTTATTCTAATTGTCGGTTTGTGGTACGCCTGGAAGGAAGGTGCATTGGAATGGAAGTAA
- a CDS encoding NADH-quinone oxidoreductase subunit I, with product MFGNGLIKGLRITWKEFRSKKFTVQYPEEQHPKPERFHGRFVFDADKCIACNLCANACPNNVIELKSEKVEKKKFLTKYVMNIEYCLFCGMCVEACNKDAINFSLEHDMSQYNYDAIPLILVEREAPKPEPKPEEATPEASGEKAKPKVKGKGKQKEETPAASADKSASDEVAAGKAPEKEGQ from the coding sequence ATGTTTGGAAATGGCTTAATCAAAGGTCTGCGCATAACGTGGAAGGAATTCAGGTCGAAAAAGTTTACTGTACAGTATCCTGAAGAGCAACATCCTAAACCGGAGCGCTTTCACGGCCGGTTTGTTTTCGACGCTGATAAATGTATTGCATGCAATCTGTGTGCGAATGCTTGTCCGAACAATGTAATTGAACTCAAGAGTGAAAAGGTTGAAAAGAAGAAGTTTTTGACTAAGTACGTTATGAACATTGAATATTGCCTGTTTTGCGGCATGTGTGTGGAAGCTTGCAATAAAGACGCAATAAACTTTAGTTTAGAACATGATATGAGTCAGTATAATTATGATGCTATTCCCTTGATCTTGGTTGAGCGAGAAGCACCTAAGCCTGAACCGAAGCCGGAAGAAGCAACGCCGGAGGCATCGGGTGAGAAGGCTAAACCCAAAGTAAAGGGCAAAGGGAAACAGAAAGAGGAAACCCCGGCAGCATCGGCAGATAAATCTGCTTCTGATGAAGTGGCTGCCGGAAAGGCCCCGGAGAAGGAGGGTCAGTAA
- the lepB gene encoding signal peptidase I — protein MLQADHDHDKVNDATLKVRDRRRKSAFVEILESVVIAVILASLIRIFIFSPFYIPSGSMEPTLQIGDRIIVSKLNYHFTEPARGDVMVFRFPLDPDRDFVKRVIAVGGQTVSFRDSQLYIDGTPVEENYLPDDLRFPDFGPVKVPEDNYFMMGDNRNNSDDSRRWGPLPEEYVIGEAVVVYWPPGRIGLLK, from the coding sequence ATGTTGCAGGCAGATCACGATCACGATAAAGTTAATGATGCTACGCTTAAAGTAAGGGACAGACGCCGCAAATCAGCCTTTGTGGAGATATTGGAGTCAGTGGTTATTGCTGTTATACTGGCCTCTTTAATACGTATATTTATTTTTAGCCCTTTCTATATTCCCTCCGGTTCCATGGAGCCGACACTACAAATTGGTGATCGAATCATTGTAAGTAAATTGAATTATCATTTTACGGAGCCTGCCCGTGGAGATGTAATGGTTTTTAGGTTTCCTTTGGACCCTGACAGGGACTTCGTAAAAAGGGTTATAGCTGTTGGAGGGCAAACAGTGTCTTTCCGCGACAGCCAGCTCTATATTGACGGAACACCTGTTGAAGAAAACTACCTGCCGGATGACTTGAGGTTCCCTGATTTTGGTCCGGTAAAGGTGCCTGAAGACAACTATTTTATGATGGGCGATAATCGTAATAATAGTGACGACAGCAGGAGGTGGGGCCCGTTGCCGGAAGAGTATGTGATTGGAGAGGCCGTGGTTGTATATTGGCCTCCGGGAAGAATCGGCCTTCTCAAGTAG
- a CDS encoding NADH-quinone oxidoreductase subunit D, with protein MLRTETYTMNFGPQHPATHGVFQVVLTLDGEKIVKAEPVCGYLHRGIEKLAESRTYQQVIPYTDRMDYLASMLQNWGYVMAVEKLMGLEVPERAEYLRVISGELSRLASHVLATGVYALDVGGFTGFLLCFRERERMMDLLEELTGSRMTFSYARFGGVADDAPEGWLEKLDKLMDDMPGYIDEYDGLITGNEIFQARTKHVGGLSPETAIDYSLSGPVLRGSGINYDLRKAKPYSIYDRFDFEVPVGKNGDCFDRYFCRVREMRQSVRIIKQAIEQIKEIDGPIKGKVPKVLKPPKGDAYAEIESSKGILGFYVVSDGTNKPHRVHVRRPSFINLGYLDEMSRGWLIADLVAILGSIDIVLGEVDC; from the coding sequence ATGTTGAGGACGGAAACTTATACAATGAACTTTGGCCCACAGCACCCCGCTACCCACGGCGTGTTCCAAGTGGTCCTTACGTTAGACGGGGAAAAGATTGTTAAAGCTGAGCCCGTCTGCGGCTATCTGCACCGGGGAATTGAAAAATTAGCTGAAAGTCGTACCTATCAACAGGTGATTCCTTATACGGATAGAATGGATTACTTGGCATCCATGCTGCAAAACTGGGGTTATGTAATGGCTGTTGAAAAATTGATGGGCCTTGAAGTCCCTGAAAGGGCAGAATACCTGCGTGTTATTTCAGGGGAGTTGTCTCGTTTGGCGAGTCACGTACTGGCCACCGGAGTTTATGCCTTGGATGTGGGAGGGTTTACAGGATTTCTCCTTTGTTTCCGGGAGCGTGAACGGATGATGGATTTATTGGAGGAACTAACCGGCTCCAGGATGACTTTCAGTTATGCTCGCTTTGGTGGAGTTGCTGATGATGCTCCTGAAGGATGGTTGGAAAAGCTCGACAAATTGATGGACGATATGCCAGGGTATATTGATGAGTATGACGGGCTGATAACCGGAAATGAAATTTTCCAAGCCAGAACCAAGCATGTGGGTGGTCTTTCTCCGGAAACTGCTATTGACTATAGCCTAAGTGGACCTGTTTTGCGCGGATCCGGCATCAACTATGACCTGCGCAAGGCCAAGCCTTACAGTATTTATGACCGCTTTGACTTTGAAGTGCCCGTGGGTAAAAACGGGGATTGTTTCGATCGCTATTTTTGCAGAGTTAGAGAGATGCGCCAATCGGTGCGGATTATTAAGCAAGCCATAGAACAAATTAAAGAGATCGACGGTCCTATTAAAGGCAAGGTGCCAAAAGTACTTAAGCCGCCGAAAGGTGATGCTTACGCTGAAATAGAAAGTTCCAAGGGAATATTGGGCTTTTATGTCGTAAGCGACGGTACTAATAAGCCGCACCGTGTTCATGTAAGGAGGCCTTCATTTATTAACCTTGGTTACTTGGATGAAATGAGCCGCGGCTGGTTGATTGCAGACTTAGTAGCCATCCTGGGTAGCATTGATATTGTTTTGGGTGAAGTGGACTGTTAA
- the rimM gene encoding 16S rRNA processing protein RimM has product MQDVRYVTVGKIANTQGRQGMLRILPLTDFPDRFFDMDEVLVLHRNKREILHIEEAFRNKRFIVIRFREIQDINEAAKYKGALLQVYREQAMDLPEQTYYVFEILGCKVYTREGELLGEVKDVIRTGANDVYVVEGEGRRKPLLVPALKTVVHHMDPEAGNIVVQLPEGLEL; this is encoded by the coding sequence ATGCAGGATGTCCGATATGTAACGGTGGGTAAAATAGCAAATACTCAGGGTAGACAAGGGATGCTGCGTATTTTGCCTCTCACGGATTTTCCTGACCGCTTTTTTGATATGGATGAGGTTTTGGTGTTGCACCGAAACAAGAGGGAAATCTTACACATAGAAGAGGCTTTTCGCAATAAAAGGTTTATAGTTATACGGTTTCGGGAAATTCAAGACATCAACGAAGCAGCAAAGTATAAGGGTGCTTTGCTGCAAGTCTACCGAGAGCAGGCCATGGATCTTCCCGAACAAACCTATTATGTTTTCGAGATATTAGGATGTAAGGTATATACCAGGGAGGGAGAACTCCTTGGTGAAGTAAAAGATGTTATAAGAACCGGTGCAAATGATGTTTATGTGGTGGAAGGAGAAGGACGCCGCAAACCACTTTTAGTTCCGGCTTTAAAAACAGTTGTGCACCATATGGACCCTGAGGCTGGGAACATAGTGGTACAATTACCCGAGGGGTTGGAACTTTGA
- a CDS encoding ribonuclease HII — translation MPKKLKCDPGSLTVAQIKKIVAHSAQLDNEFIASLAVDPRVGVRNIYRLVQQKAIEHDRKLACLKKLFIHENDLYDQGFSIIAGVDEAGRGPLAGPVVAAAVVLPGFVELPGLRDSKKLSPEARRKMAVMIKEVSMDWSVSLSTVNEILCYNIYWASLLAMKRAVSGLRYKPEYLLVDGYPIKDLDVQQTALVGGDDLSASIAAASVLAKVTRDELMMVLHIMHPQYGFKKHKGYGTKEHLQALQAHGPCAAHRTDFAPVKRLLSCNESREG, via the coding sequence ATGCCCAAAAAGCTTAAATGTGATCCGGGGAGTCTAACGGTAGCTCAAATAAAGAAAATAGTTGCCCATAGTGCTCAACTGGATAATGAATTCATTGCATCACTTGCTGTAGACCCTAGGGTGGGAGTAAGGAATATTTACCGTTTAGTTCAGCAAAAAGCTATAGAACATGATAGAAAATTAGCGTGTCTAAAAAAACTTTTCATACACGAAAATGATTTATACGATCAGGGATTTTCAATTATAGCCGGTGTGGACGAGGCAGGAAGAGGCCCTTTGGCCGGACCGGTGGTTGCGGCAGCAGTCGTGCTCCCGGGCTTTGTTGAACTACCGGGATTAAGAGATTCCAAGAAACTGTCACCCGAAGCCCGGAGAAAAATGGCAGTAATGATAAAAGAAGTCTCCATGGACTGGTCGGTTAGCCTATCTACAGTCAATGAGATTTTGTGTTATAATATTTATTGGGCTTCACTTTTGGCTATGAAAAGAGCAGTCAGTGGTCTTAGATACAAGCCTGAGTATCTCCTGGTGGACGGATATCCCATTAAGGATTTAGATGTACAGCAAACAGCATTGGTAGGTGGCGATGATCTTTCTGCCTCTATTGCTGCAGCGTCAGTACTGGCCAAGGTTACTCGTGATGAACTAATGATGGTGCTGCACATTATGCACCCACAATATGGATTTAAAAAACACAAAGGTTATGGCACGAAAGAACACCTGCAGGCACTACAGGCTCATGGCCCTTGTGCTGCTCACCGAACTGATTTTGCTCCGGTTAAACGTCTTTTATCCTGTAACGAAAGTAGAGAAGGGTAA
- the ylqF gene encoding ribosome biogenesis GTPase YlqF — translation MNIQWYPGHMAKARRLVEQNLKLVDVVIELVDARAPLSSRNPMVNKIIGRKPRLVVLNKSDLADKRLTDLWARGICPEGVSLVVNSRTGHGINKVPDAVIKLAPAKMKATATGRARPVRCMIVGIPNVGKSLFINSLVRQKAARTGNKPGVTKGQQWIRVSKKVELLDTPGILWPKFDDPEVGFRLAAIGAIKEEVFSSEDVAAGLIKWFETNHPGVLRDRYDLSDGNGVIDGANEVIEQVAHRRGFIISGGKVDMYKASVHILKEFREGKLGCFTLEMPPQLTKKS, via the coding sequence ATGAATATTCAGTGGTACCCAGGTCATATGGCCAAAGCCCGCAGACTGGTTGAGCAGAACTTGAAACTAGTCGATGTTGTTATTGAACTGGTGGATGCGCGTGCACCGCTCAGCAGCCGTAACCCCATGGTTAACAAAATTATAGGCCGTAAACCGCGATTGGTGGTATTAAATAAATCTGACCTGGCAGATAAAAGGCTTACGGATTTGTGGGCGCGCGGTATATGTCCTGAGGGTGTTTCTTTAGTGGTTAATTCGCGTACCGGCCACGGTATAAACAAGGTTCCGGACGCGGTTATCAAGCTGGCACCTGCAAAGATGAAGGCTACGGCAACGGGAAGAGCAAGGCCGGTCAGGTGTATGATTGTTGGAATACCAAATGTAGGCAAATCATTATTTATTAACAGTTTGGTGCGGCAAAAAGCCGCCCGTACAGGAAACAAGCCCGGTGTAACTAAAGGGCAGCAATGGATACGTGTCAGTAAAAAAGTGGAATTACTCGATACTCCCGGGATTTTATGGCCTAAGTTTGATGATCCTGAAGTGGGGTTCCGTTTGGCTGCTATTGGGGCTATAAAGGAAGAGGTTTTCTCCAGTGAGGATGTGGCAGCTGGATTGATCAAATGGTTTGAGACAAATCATCCAGGTGTGTTAAGAGATAGGTATGATTTGTCAGACGGTAATGGAGTAATTGATGGTGCAAATGAAGTCATAGAACAAGTGGCCCACAGGCGGGGATTTATTATCTCTGGCGGAAAAGTGGATATGTACAAAGCCTCTGTCCATATATTAAAAGAATTTCGTGAGGGTAAGTTAGGGTGTTTCACACTGGAAATGCCTCCACAGCTAACAAAAAAGAGTTAA
- a CDS encoding KH domain-containing protein, translated as MEELVEILAKALVDQPEHVSVNVTEKEKSSVIQLRVAPEDMGKVIGKHGRIAKAMRTVVKAAAIKERKKVFVEIDSI; from the coding sequence ATGGAAGAATTGGTTGAAATCTTGGCCAAAGCCCTGGTAGACCAGCCCGAGCATGTTTCGGTAAATGTGACAGAGAAAGAGAAATCCAGTGTCATTCAATTAAGGGTTGCGCCAGAAGATATGGGTAAGGTTATTGGCAAACACGGACGTATTGCTAAGGCAATGCGTACAGTGGTAAAAGCTGCTGCCATTAAAGAGCGGAAGAAAGTATTTGTGGAAATTGATAGTATCTAG
- the trmD gene encoding tRNA (guanosine(37)-N1)-methyltransferase TrmD encodes MIIDILTLFPEMFQGPFDASIIKRAREKELININIVNIRDFSTNKHRTVDDTPFGGGAGMVIGPEPVFNAMDYIGRQSGGFAGRVMIMCPTGRPFNQEFAKEIAREDHLVIICGHYEGFDERIHEQLVTDEVSIGDFVLTGGELPAMVVIDAVARLVPDVLGERASAEEDSFYNGLLEYPHYTRPREFRGMEVPDVLTSGHHQLIRDWRRNESLIRTMIRRPDLLEGDLLTARDKAFLKELKKTLDSCT; translated from the coding sequence TTGATAATAGACATTCTCACCTTGTTTCCGGAAATGTTTCAAGGTCCTTTTGATGCCAGTATTATTAAAAGGGCGAGAGAGAAAGAATTAATCAATATCAATATTGTTAACATCAGAGATTTTTCCACCAATAAACACCGTACCGTGGATGATACGCCGTTTGGTGGAGGGGCGGGGATGGTTATCGGTCCTGAGCCGGTTTTTAATGCTATGGATTACATAGGTCGACAGTCAGGCGGTTTTGCCGGGCGAGTTATGATTATGTGTCCTACCGGTAGGCCATTTAATCAGGAATTCGCCAAGGAAATTGCCCGGGAGGATCATCTGGTAATTATTTGCGGACACTACGAGGGTTTTGATGAGCGCATACATGAACAGCTGGTAACGGATGAAGTTTCCATAGGTGACTTTGTTCTCACCGGCGGTGAACTTCCGGCTATGGTAGTGATTGATGCCGTGGCAAGGCTGGTTCCCGATGTCTTGGGAGAAAGGGCATCTGCTGAAGAAGATTCCTTTTATAATGGCCTTTTGGAATATCCTCATTATACTCGCCCGCGTGAATTTAGGGGGATGGAAGTGCCGGATGTACTTACTAGTGGCCATCATCAGCTCATTCGAGATTGGCGGCGTAATGAATCTTTGATTAGGACTATGATCAGAAGGCCGGATTTGTTGGAAGGTGACCTGTTAACAGCACGGGACAAGGCATTCCTTAAAGAACTTAAGAAAACCTTGGACAGTTGCACCTAA
- the nuoH gene encoding NADH-quinone oxidoreductase subunit NuoH — MLENLFTNIAGLLRNLLDSAGVPPLWNDVTLLVVKLVAILVFILINALWLVYMERKVAGYMQARIGPNRVGPKGLLQTTCDIGKLISKEIPIPKSADKILFLLAPALIFVPPLMIFAAIPLGKNMVALDLNIGLFYVFALASLSTIIFWMGGWGSNNKYSLLGSMRVVAQMVSYELPMILSVLGVIMLVGSMNLTEIIAAQQNMWFIVTQPIAFLIFFIAAVAECNRTPFDLVEGESEIINGPYTEYGGMGFAMFFLAEYASIMIISAIATTLFLGGWLAPFGLTFIPSWLWFFLKMYVLIFVVMWFRWTFPRIRVDQLMGFGWRILVPLSLANVFVTGIGMYIYRAIGW, encoded by the coding sequence ATGTTGGAAAATCTTTTTACAAATATAGCCGGCTTGCTCAGAAACCTGCTGGACAGCGCGGGGGTCCCTCCACTTTGGAATGACGTCACGTTGCTGGTCGTAAAGCTGGTTGCTATCCTGGTATTTATTCTTATAAATGCCCTCTGGTTAGTATATATGGAGCGAAAAGTGGCTGGATACATGCAGGCCCGTATAGGTCCTAACAGGGTGGGACCAAAGGGATTACTGCAAACTACCTGTGACATTGGAAAACTAATTAGTAAAGAAATACCTATCCCGAAAAGTGCAGACAAGATTCTTTTCTTGCTGGCACCGGCTTTAATATTTGTGCCGCCTTTAATGATTTTTGCAGCTATTCCTTTAGGTAAAAACATGGTGGCACTGGACTTAAATATAGGTCTGTTTTACGTTTTTGCCCTTGCATCTCTCAGTACCATTATCTTCTGGATGGGTGGATGGGGCTCAAATAATAAATATTCCTTACTGGGCTCTATGCGAGTGGTAGCACAAATGGTAAGTTATGAACTTCCCATGATTCTGTCGGTACTGGGCGTTATTATGCTGGTGGGGAGTATGAACTTAACTGAAATTATTGCTGCTCAGCAGAACATGTGGTTTATTGTTACCCAGCCCATTGCTTTTTTGATTTTCTTTATAGCCGCAGTGGCTGAGTGTAACCGTACACCTTTTGACCTGGTGGAAGGTGAGTCGGAGATTATTAACGGCCCGTATACGGAATACGGCGGCATGGGATTCGCCATGTTCTTTCTGGCCGAATATGCAAGCATTATGATTATTTCAGCCATAGCAACTACCCTTTTCTTGGGTGGCTGGCTGGCACCCTTTGGATTAACCTTTATTCCTTCTTGGTTGTGGTTCTTCCTGAAAATGTATGTACTGATTTTTGTAGTAATGTGGTTCCGTTGGACCTTCCCGCGTATCAGAGTTGATCAACTAATGGGCTTTGGTTGGAGAATACTGGTACCACTGTCCCTGGCCAACGTTTTTGTAACCGGTATTGGTATGTATATCTACCGGGCGATAGGGTGGTGA
- a CDS encoding NADH-quinone oxidoreductase subunit J, with product METSIYSVLAFYVLAAVILGSAILVVSMRNIVHSVLFLAICFIAMAGLFLILDAAYLAVIQVLVYAGAVCIMIIFGVMLIQRTDMKQSNLFNRQTFMAGGVVALTLAVSGFFAGTTAWADLAANTPVPEDSLGQIGQLLLSKYVIPFEVAALLLLVALVGAIVLAKEVKANVND from the coding sequence ATGGAAACCAGTATTTACAGTGTACTAGCTTTTTACGTACTGGCCGCGGTTATCCTGGGTTCGGCTATACTGGTAGTGTCAATGCGAAATATTGTCCATTCAGTATTGTTTTTGGCCATATGCTTTATAGCCATGGCTGGATTATTCCTCATACTGGATGCTGCTTACCTTGCTGTTATCCAGGTTTTGGTTTATGCCGGTGCGGTTTGTATCATGATTATCTTTGGTGTCATGCTTATCCAAAGAACAGACATGAAACAGTCCAACCTGTTTAACAGGCAAACATTTATGGCCGGAGGAGTTGTGGCTTTGACACTGGCAGTGAGTGGTTTTTTTGCTGGAACTACGGCTTGGGCAGATTTAGCGGCCAACACCCCGGTGCCTGAAGATTCACTGGGGCAAATTGGTCAGTTGCTCTTAAGTAAATACGTAATACCCTTTGAAGTCGCTGCCCTGCTACTGCTAGTGGCCCTGGTAGGAGCGATCGTTCTGGCCAAGGAGGTGAAGGCTAATGTTAACGATTAG
- a CDS encoding NADH-quinone oxidoreductase subunit C encodes MEKKLSEIISELKEKFPQIKTSEETISVSTEDLLGLMQELKNSFGFNYLTNLTAADYPADAKGKGDGDEAEDDGEMEIVYNLTSVYEKLYLTVKARVSRKNPEIPSVFPVWGGANWQEREVYDLFGIVFTGHPNLKRILLTDNFEGYPLRKDYQWVGGRK; translated from the coding sequence ATGGAAAAAAAGCTATCTGAAATAATAAGCGAATTGAAGGAAAAGTTTCCCCAGATAAAAACGTCAGAGGAAACTATTAGTGTTTCGACTGAGGATTTACTGGGTCTGATGCAGGAATTAAAAAATAGTTTTGGTTTCAATTACCTTACCAACCTTACTGCCGCCGATTATCCCGCTGATGCAAAGGGAAAAGGCGATGGTGATGAAGCCGAAGATGACGGGGAAATGGAGATTGTTTACAACTTAACCTCCGTTTATGAGAAACTTTATTTAACTGTGAAGGCCCGCGTTAGTCGAAAAAATCCGGAAATACCTTCCGTGTTCCCGGTTTGGGGCGGTGCCAATTGGCAGGAACGTGAAGTTTATGACCTGTTTGGTATTGTCTTTACCGGCCACCCTAATCTAAAGCGGATTTTGCTTACGGATAATTTTGAGGGCTACCCGTTGCGCAAGGATTATCAATGGGTGGGTGGCAGGAAGTAA
- a CDS encoding NADH-quinone oxidoreductase subunit B, which yields MEVTNDKGMPMPSELKRLVHFASLEKVLNMARAHSIWPLGFGLACCAIEALMGTNGPRYDLSRFGYEVMRPTPRQADVMVVAGTITTKSAPFVLRLWEQMAEPKWCIAVGSCAISGGPFVDSYFVVPGARQIIPVDVYVPGCPPRPDAIIDGFLKLRAKILDPKVVEL from the coding sequence ATGGAAGTAACTAATGATAAGGGCATGCCAATGCCAAGCGAATTAAAGCGACTTGTCCACTTTGCATCTCTGGAAAAAGTCCTGAATATGGCCAGAGCACATTCCATTTGGCCATTAGGTTTTGGGTTGGCCTGCTGTGCCATTGAAGCTTTGATGGGTACAAACGGACCCCGGTATGATTTGTCGCGCTTTGGTTATGAGGTTATGCGCCCCACTCCGCGACAGGCTGATGTAATGGTGGTTGCCGGAACAATTACTACCAAGTCAGCACCATTTGTTTTGCGTTTGTGGGAGCAGATGGCAGAACCTAAATGGTGTATAGCAGTGGGTAGTTGTGCTATTTCCGGCGGTCCATTTGTGGATTCTTATTTTGTAGTACCGGGTGCAAGGCAAATTATTCCGGTAGATGTATATGTACCCGGGTGTCCACCACGGCCCGATGCAATTATTGATGGCTTTTTGAAATTAAGGGCCAAAATACTTGATCCGAAGGTGGTGGAGCTTTAG
- the nuoK gene encoding NADH-quinone oxidoreductase subunit NuoK: MLTISLTHYVVLSAILFSIGLFGVLSKKNAISVLICIELMLNAVNINLIAFSKYITPNDFIGQIFAIFVITVAAAEVGVGLAIIIAIYRNKLSVNLDEFDWLKW; this comes from the coding sequence ATGTTAACGATTAGCCTTACCCACTATGTGGTTTTGTCGGCAATCCTTTTTAGTATTGGTCTTTTTGGAGTTCTGTCTAAAAAGAATGCCATTTCGGTGCTGATTTGTATTGAACTGATGTTGAATGCAGTAAACATTAATTTGATTGCATTCAGTAAATACATTACACCGAACGATTTTATAGGCCAGATATTTGCCATTTTTGTAATTACTGTGGCTGCTGCAGAAGTGGGGGTAGGGTTGGCGATTATAATAGCCATCTACCGCAATAAATTGTCGGTCAATCTTGATGAATTTGACTGGCTAAAATGGTAG